Sequence from the Ornithinimicrobium humiphilum genome:
ACGGCGCCGGGGCCGCTCATCTGCGTGCCGACCAGGCCGTCGGGGTCGCCGCCCTCGATGCCGGGGTAGAAGACCTTCTCGACGTCGGCGTGCGCGGCGAGCCAGTGGGCCACGACCTGCGCGGTGTCCTGCTGGGCGCGGACGCGCACCGGGAGGGTCTGCAGGCCGCGGTGGGCGAGGTAGGCCGAGAGCGGGTGCATGACGGCACCGGTGATCGCGCGGACCGGGCGGATGCGACGGGCGTGCTCCTCGCTGCAGGCGACCACGCCGCCGAGGACGTCGCCGTGGCCGGCGAGGAACTTGGTCACCGAGTGCAGGACGAGGCTGGCGCCGAGCTCGAGCGGGCGCTGCAGCACCGGGGTGGCGAAGGTGTTGTCCACGAGCACGGGGACGTCGCCGGCGCGCTCGCAGAGGGCCTGCAGGTCGACCAGGTCCAGGGTGGGGTTGGCCGGGGTCTCGACGAGCACGAGGCCGGTGTCGGCCTCGATCGCGTCGGCGACGCCCTCGGCCGTGGTCCAGGTGACCCGGGTGCCGAGCAGGCCGCTGGCGAGCAGGTGGTCGCTGCCACCGTAGAGCGGGCGGACCGCGACGACGTGCGGCTTGCCGTCCGCGACGGTCGCGAGCAGGGTGGCGGTCAGCGCGGCCATGCCGGAGGCGAAGGCCACCGCGGCCTCGGCGCCCTCGAGGCCGGCGAGGGCCTCCTCGAAGCGCGCGACGCCGGGGCTCCACAGCCGCTGGTAGACCGCGGTCTGGCCCTCCCCGCACGCCTTGCCGCCCGCCATGTCCTCGTAGGCCTGCCCGCCGTCGTCGACGGTCGGCAGGGGGTAGGTGGTGGACAGGTCGATCGGCGGCACGTGCACGCCCATCGCGGTGAGGTCGGCGCGGCCCAGGTGGACGGCCCGGCTGTCGAGGCCCAGGATTTCGGCGGTCATGCGCACATCGTGCAGATACTGCGTGAGAAGGTCAA
This genomic interval carries:
- a CDS encoding trans-sulfuration enzyme family protein, whose amino-acid sequence is MTAEILGLDSRAVHLGRADLTAMGVHVPPIDLSTTYPLPTVDDGGQAYEDMAGGKACGEGQTAVYQRLWSPGVARFEEALAGLEGAEAAVAFASGMAALTATLLATVADGKPHVVAVRPLYGGSDHLLASGLLGTRVTWTTAEGVADAIEADTGLVLVETPANPTLDLVDLQALCERAGDVPVLVDNTFATPVLQRPLELGASLVLHSVTKFLAGHGDVLGGVVACSEEHARRIRPVRAITGAVMHPLSAYLAHRGLQTLPVRVRAQQDTAQVVAHWLAAHADVEKVFYPGIEGGDPDGLVGTQMSGPGAVLSFDMGSFDRACRVAENVQMIVHAVSLGGVDTLIQHPAALTHRPVTGEAKPGEGVLRLSLGLESPEDIIADLAKALTN